Sequence from the Methylicorpusculum oleiharenae genome:
AAGTTCATTCGCCATCGTTGCTGATGAAATCAAGATTGATACAACCGATAGAATCAATGGTTTTAATTGCATGCAACGCTCCTATTTTTTAATTTGCTTTTGACGTTCTTCTTGCATCTTTTGCTTTGCCTCTTCTTTTTGAATGATTGAAAGCAATTTAGGCATGCCTTTATACGAGGACATATGCGTGATGATCGGCGAATATTGTTTAACGTCTATCTTGAATTCAAAGGTTTGCTCCGTAGGACTTGATTTGCCGCCGACGCCGGTCATTCGGTTTTTACCAGTAACAAACACCTTGTCAGTTTGGGGCTCATAAGTCACCTGCACGATATCAAAGCTCGACGACACTCTCTCTTGTTTAAGCGTTTCAAGTTCCTGAGCAATTTGTTCTGAAACGATTGATCTGATTTCGCCTGTTACCATGCCGCTAAATGACTCCAGGACGAAATCTGCATTTTCCGGTGTCACATTACCGATTAAAGCCGCTGTATACATTCCCCACGATTTTTTATACCCTTCGGATGCTTTGTTTTTGGCTACTTCCGATTTTTCCGATAGACTCGGCGGAATTAGTACTATTGCGGTGTCTTTCTTTAGCCAGCCAACCAATGTCAGTAGATTAAGCGTCAATAAAAAGATGCAAACAAATTTCAGGAATCTGTTTGATTCATGGAGACTTAGCCATGTTGATGCGAAATTTTTATAGAGCATTCTGATTTCCTAAAAGAATCGACGGATAAACGACAAGGGTCTCGATGTGGGTGTCGTTTCATAGGACCCCAGACTCACATACCAGTAGAGGGCGTGTATCAAAAAGCCATTCGCCTGTCTGTCCTTGAGCTTTCTGTATAACTTGATGCCGACCAAGCCTAAAGCGAGCAGTACACCCAGATAATCCACCATGATGCCAACACCAAAAGCGATAGCCATCAGGATGAACTCGTCGAATTCCCAAAAAAGAATTTGTTGTGGATCGTCCAAATAATTAGGAATGTCTCGCATTTCTATCTCTCCGTTATAGGAATCAATTCTGCTCTTCGATTTTTCAATCGCCCTTCTTCCGTGTCATTGCTTTCAGCAGGGGAACTTTCACCCAATCCTTCGGCCGAAATTTTTGACGCGGCAACGCCCTGCTTAATCAGGTAATTGCGTACCGAAATCGCACGCCTGGTTGATAACTTTTTGTTGTATTCACTGGACCCTTTTGAATCTGTGTGTCCTTCAATGCTTACATGCATCATCGTTGACGGGGGAATTCTTTGCAGAAAGTCATCTAGCTTCTGAGTTTCACTGACTGACAGATCCGCTTGATCAAATTCGAACAAAACCGACTGAATTTCAGGTAAAACCGTTTCCAGTACCGGAGGAAAGGGGAACGTTTGCAGCGAATAATTCGAGATTGATCCACTATCAGCGGGAACGATTCCCTTTCCAGGTAGAGATAGCGTGTGCTCAAACCCTCCCTGGATAATGGCCTGATCCCTCAACCAACCCACCTTTTGATAAGAAAGATCACTGACGACGGGCGGCAAATAGATTTTCACGGTGATTTCTTCACAGCGATCGCCAGACAGACCCAATGGACAATCCTGCGTCGTCGCACAAGCTGTCAATGCAATCGTTGTTGCTATTACGATAGGGATTTTATTTAAGTTTCTCATTGATGATTTTCTCGAATCGCTCTACATGATTTGCGTAACTATTGCCTCGAACGGCATTGGTGGGTGCATGATAATCGGCGACAGTTTTTCGAATGTCGTTCTGCGCACGCAGTGCTTTCAGATAGCTTGCCGCGACATTTATGTTGGTTTTTGGGTCGAGCAAATCGAGTTCGTTGGAAACCTTGTTTCCATGCCAATACAGGTTCACTTGCATTATTCCGACATCCACATTCCTGATTCCTTGCTCTATGAGCGCTTTCAGTGCCTGTTCTGCTGCTTCTTTATTTGCGTACCGCCTGGGACCGGCTTTGATACCCTTTTTGCTTTTATTGATGTTTAGCGTCCAGGGCCACGGACGAAAACTTCCATCTCGCCAACGCATTCCGCTCTCTTGGACGGCTATCCCATAGAGTGTTGCCACGTTTATACCCGCATAACTGGCAGCAACACCCCAAACGCTGTTGTCCAAAACAGAATTCGAATTGGCGTTAACTGAAATGGATAACGTCAAAATTAATAGCACTATTTTTTTTATGTTCATACTGCTGATATTAAACGGCCACAAAAATTTTCATCCGGGCGAAAGACGCGCTTTTTCGGCCTGTTTCGATTGTTTTGGCTGATTTATCCAAAAAAATTGGGCATAACACTTTTAATTACCTGTCCCGGATCCTTATCTGTCTTGACTTTACTGTCGACCCCAAGAATCCGGACAGCCGTTTAAGCTATGCCCTAACGGGAAATGAAAGGTAGAAGATGAGCGAAAGCAAACGGAAGATAGTGACAGGCGTCCAAAAAGCCAAGGTAGCCTTGGCAGCGGTGAGAAGGCACGAACACGATCAATGACATTGCCCAGGAGTTCGGCTTGCATCCCGCCCAAGTCAGTCAATGGAAAAAGGAATTGCTGCCTAATGCGGGCAGTCTCTTCGAAGGCCAGCGCGGGCCGAAACCGATCAATGCTCAGAATGATCCGTACCGGTTGTATGCGGAGATTGGGCACCGCAACATGGCGATGGATTGGCTTAAAAAAAGTCTGGGATCAGCCTATAGAAGAGCGTCGGGCCTGGATAGCACCGAGACGAGATAGCGTTATCCAGGCAATGCCAATTGCTCAAGGTCACCCGTTCCGTGGGGTATGTGCAGAAAAGCGATTATTGAAAGGCGTTGATTAAAATGACTTTGTATTTTTGATGTAATTACTTACAGATTGTCAATCAGATACTGCCGTTGTTCGTCAACATTGGTTTCATTGGTTTGCTTGTTTAACCTATCAATTACACTGTAATTATTAGTGCCGGGCAATTTGCCTACTGTTGAGAACTGTGGGCTGTACCTTTCTTCAATTTTCGCATCATTTATTGCCATAATACCGGATACTTTCAACATATTAATCCATTCACCAAAATTCATTTTATCGAAATCCAGGGATCCAATTTGACTTAAACTTAATCCTTCGCAACTCGGTTCTTTGGGTTTACCAAAATTCATATTCAACTGTCTTCTTGCTTGTTGCTGAAATATTCTTGCAAATGGACTTGAAAAACAGCAGTAAGCTTGTCTTCTAGCAACGCACACCCCTAATATCTTATCGGAACAATAACTGCCTATTTCACCGCTAGCAGTACAAAGTTTTTGATCTTTGTACATCTGCAGCTTCATTTCATCCTCCGTACAGGCAAATACCATCTGCACCACCATTTTCGCTATCTGATAGATCGCATAAATTATCCCAACAGCTGTTATGACTGATGATAAGAGTGATCCTGTCATTGAATAGGTTGTTGTTACTGCTGTCCCTGTTCCCGATGTTGTTGTTGATAAAAGTGTTGATGCGGCAGTTTCACCGAATGTTGATGCTATCCATTCTCCTAACCATTGAACAGCCTGTGCTTTTATTGTTGATATACTTAATTTGGTAGTGAGATCCTCCCCTAACATCGATACAACTGAATCATACATTGACGTAAATGTGTCTGTAACTCCGTTATATATCTCAGTCATCCCTGTTACTGGTGTTTGAAACACTGTTCCATTAGTCACTAGACTCCATGCCCCTGTCAGGCCATTATTGGCATTTTCGAGTCCAAATGCGTATATTTGGGCTGACGTATCCGCTAAATACCAACTGTCTGCCGCTAACATAATGTAATCGATCCAACTGCCCTGTATAGGCATATTACAACAATCGACTGATCCAAGAATTGACAGGTCAGCCATTCTGCAGGTGTACCCTTCCCCTTCAAAAAATTGACATGCCTCTTGATTGGGGTCGCATGACATCTGTTTTTGTGTTTCGTTTAAGGTTTGTATTGCGGTTGCAGCTTTTATAAAATCTTCGTTTGATTCCTGCTTAGGGCTTACACATTCCCCGCCCATGCATCGGATATCAGCATCACATATAGTGTTTTCTCCATTATTGCCAATATCGCATTCCGTGTCATGATTAGTTCCACAATCATATGTGACAACAAAATCCCTACATGCACCCGTTACAGGATCTATTGACTCATTGCCATTTTCATCTTTTTCGCATTCTTCTTTGACATATGCACACGACGATAATGATTCACAGGTGTTGTTATCTTCCAAGTCATAATTGTATTGTGGGCAAACCCGATAGCCTTGATAATCCGTATAGCACTCCAAAGATACCAGTCCCGGCCTTCGTGTTTCAGCTGAATAGCATATGGGCGCTGGCGGCGATTTTGGCGCATCAGGCAGTATATCCTGACCACCTATGTAGTTTGAATAATTCTCCGGCGTAATCGTTATAGGACCAACCACTTTGCTATTTGATGCATCAGTACATTGCCACCATTCTGTTGATGCTTGATCGTTTAATGAGGTTGTTTGAATAAAGGGTGGTGCAGTCCCATCTAAGGGCCAGGCATTAAATAATCGCTGACGACAGCCCACCGGTTGATCAATGAAATCTTCTAAGAAATCACCATGTCCAGGCTTAGATCTGACTACGAACCTTGCGTGCCCTTCCCCGCCATCATAAACGACGACGACCTGTTCTATTTTCACAACGGATCCAGGAGCAACGGACTTAAAATGTTCAGTGACATCTCTTCGAGGGCTATGCGTCCAACTTGTCTCTTGTTCGCAGGGCCCGTTCCATCCGTTTCTACCGGTATAGATGAGTTTGTCGTTTATAAATATTCGAGTTTTATCATCCCACCTTACAAAATTAAGACTTACAGACTCAATTGAATCGGGTCTTGGTATCTGAAAACTAGCGGTTATTGTGAAGGTTTGGCATCTTTTTCCGATACGCCATTGGTTGTCAGTATTAACGCCAATACTGATAACCGTGCACCCTATTCCACATGGAGATACGCTTCCATTACCGCTGATGAAACCAATGATCGGGCTATGCGTCACTGATCGGTTGACGGTACACTTTTCTGTCGCCAATTTTTTTTTACATTGCTTAATATCTTTGATATGGATAGAGCAGGCTGTTTTTCCCCAGTCTGTTGTTTTTGTACAGCCATTAAACATGTCATTAATTAATGGCGACTGTTGAGAAAGCACGTTGTCTGATTGATTCCATATCGGATCATGTAAAAGATTTGGCATTGCGGTATTTGCGCCCATTAGTGTTTGGTACGCATACGAATGCTGAGTGGGTTGTGAATTTAGATTGCTAACGGTGTTATTGACATAGGCTCCTTGGGCTGATGCATTTCCAAAAGCTGCCGCCGCCTCATCCATTGACCCCGGCTGAATCTCTTGAAACAGCTCGTTTTGTTCGATGGTTTCGCCCGCAACAGCGCCATTATTGAGTGTTATCTTGCCTGTTGAACGGTTGACATCAGGTACCGTAAAGCCATTTATCAGTGATTCGCCTAATAACCCACCTTCAGCCGCTTTATCTAAAAAAGCATCTGCAAATGCTGGAAATGGGACAAAAAATATAACCAACGTTGCCAGATAAAATGCAGCAATAGCATTGTGAAATAGGCAAACTATTAATAAGCCAGCTATTGCTCTTTTTAATTTATTCATTGCTTATTCCGAATAAATTAGACAGCAATCCGTATACCGCCAAATTAGATATACAAAATCTTCGCCAATACCCGGTATATTTCTCCACTCTCCCCATTTGAATGTAGATTCCCCAATAGAGTGACAACAATTTTCTCCGGGGATAACTTTATCAATCATCTCAGCCTGTCCATTTGCTCCCATTACAGTATTTCCGTTAGCATCCTTTTTTTCGGCCTTTTCTTTTTCTGCTTTTGCTTCTGCGATAGGGAAGACCATGCTTAACTTATACTGTTGCTTCGGTATCATGGGGTATATCGTTCCTCCGCACATAGCGTCATCACCATAGGTCTTGTGCGCTAATCCTCTTCTATGCAAGGCCGCCAAAACTCTTGCCGACAATAAACTTGAATCTCTTGGGGACGATCCGTCCGAGGCAATATTACCCACGAATGGATATAGATTTCCCCAGCAACCCGCACACCACCACAATGATTTCAGTGGTTGATAAGCCGTTGTTACTGCGCAATCTACTGTACATGCCGCCACAGCCAATGGGTTAGCAAATACAATTGCCTCGGGGTTTGTGAAAAATGCCAATTCATCGATATTCCATGTTGGATCAAGTTCTGACATGTACATCAGATCCATATTTCTGAACCCCCCAGCATTGCAAAAAGACTGGGTAAATAAATCCAAAATCATGAATAACGGGTAAGCCCAATAATGGTAGTTGTAGAATGTTTTATCACTACCATCACCCTCAACCTCTTTATGCCCGCCCCAGAGCCTCACCCCGTTATTAAATGAAATGCCCCCCAATGACGGTGAGCAGTAAGGTTTTCTTACCACTTCTATCAGCCTTGCCGGCATCCATGCTCCAGCGGTCATTCCTAGTTTTGGCGTGTCTCCTGCTTCATTACAAACACAAAAACTTTCTTCTGAGGCACCATCAGGAATTTCATTATCCATATCGTATAATGTCATTCCCAGCAATCTAACCGGGAACAGACAACTCCAACAGATCCCCGTTATCATCTTTTTTCCCCATATATCAGCATCCGGACACAGCAATTTTTCAACTGATATCTCATCAGTCTCCGTTGTGTTGATCGTTTCATCGGCTATGGAGGCTTGTGATACAACCAGGATCACTAATCCTAAAAGAGTGTTTAGTCGCATTAGTGAACCTCGCCGCTTACTATTTCCTTTACGACTACATGATCACCTTCTCCCTCAATGACGCTTGGCAATGCTTCCAATTTGAAGCGATCGACAATGCTTTTATTGAGTTTGTACAATCGTCCATTCACGCGTTCGCCAGTCTCGTTGTAGTGATCCCAGCCACGCTGTTTATCGATCTTCGAAAACAGATAAATTACCGGCTTTCCTCTCTTTAGAATTTCATCGCCTGCTTGCTTGGCAATAGCTACTTGTTTTTGACTTGTTGCATCAAATACGATGTAAGCCTGTCTCATAGGTATCATTGCCAAGGGGTTTATCCTGTCGCCTTTTTTGATGACCAATCGGCCATCCGGATGAAAAATATCCTGAGTTGAAACGATGGTCATGTCCACTGATCGTTCCTTGTTCTTTTTCGCGGGGCGTAAATTAAATTCTTCTTGGTTTTTCCAGAAATTTGCGATTGCCAGTGATTTTTGCTTATCCCAATCGATATTTGCTGCTCGACGCTGAATTTCCTCAATCATGTCAGGCTCCACGATGCCGTAAATCGGCCCTCTTTGCCCTTGATCCCCCGGTTCTTGCTTGCTAAGCCAATTGAAACCAGGCAATCCACGAGCGCTAAGTGTTTTTCCTTCACTATCCGTTTCAATCATGGTTGGCACTGCTGTCACATTGAACCGGGTAAACAAAGTTGGGTCTATGACTGTCCCGGGAACTGGTTTCATGGCCTTTACGATAGGCAAAAGCTTTTTTGTCATCATTGTCGTATTTTGGTCTCGCTCAACCCCGCGAAACACTAGCATCGCTTTCGTCTGAGCAGCTTCTTCAGCGGCTGCTTTCAACTCCTGCGTTGGCATTCCAAAAGATACGAATATCCAACGTCCCTGAACCGCTTTCGCTAACGATCTCTGCCCGTTAATTGCCTCTTTACCTGAAGATCCTCCTTGAGCTGCCATTTTGTTACCTTCTTTAAGAATTTTTTCTAAAGCAGGGTTTAAATGTATCGGTTGGGTTTGTAACCAATCGGGTAATTGCCTATTCATACTAGGTTGTTGTTGCTTCATAATTTCCTTGATAAAAAAATCGTCCTCACCCGCCCACGCGGACGAGGACGACAGGTGCAGTATCATTACTGCCAGGAAGCGACTAGAAAATCGGGTATGCGCTGCCAATGACATCTTTTTCATCTACTAATCCAAGAAGGTTGTATCGCGAATCCAGGCTGTATTCATGATCTCCAGCCACGAAGTACTTACCTAATTGGATCGTATTTTTCCCATCATGCAACTCATCATTTGGGAATAGTTTTTTGAGGCTTAGTCCGACCTCTTTCCCAACCAGAGTCCGGTCGCCGACACTGAAATCCCTTCCGTTTTTAGTGACAATCTCCCCCGGTCCGGCCAGCAATCTCTTTGTGAAGGTATAGCCATCTGGATAGGGTGCGCCGTTGTGCCATTTAAAGGCCATCAAGCCGCCTGTTTCGACTTTTTTATCCAGACAAATCAGCAACAACGAATAAGGCAGGCTGGGTGTTTGATTGATGGCCAGTCGGTAGTTGGAATGGATTACCCAGTAGAGCGAGACCACCATAATCCAAGTAATTCCGTGTGATTTCAGGTGATTAAGCAAAATCGGACCAAAAGTTTTAGTTCTTTCAACGAATACTGGCAGCGTTAAAGTTTCTGGGTTATTCAATGTTGACATAGGCTTCCTCGGGGGCACTTAAAACAGATTGCGCATCAAAAATGACCACGCCACGTTGAACTAGCTCTTCAGTTGATTCTTTTACTTTGTTCATTAGCGCCTTGGCATCGTCTTCCGTCTGCGCTTGGTTCTTTTCGACGGCTTTTTTTACCAAGCCCTGTAAATCGACAATTGCAATTTGCGCCGGCACAGGTGAAAAAGAGGCGGCGTAATAGCCGCCAAGACCACCAGAAATGAAACATAAAACGAGAAAA
This genomic interval carries:
- a CDS encoding S26 family signal peptidase; the protein is MSTLNNPETLTLPVFVERTKTFGPILLNHLKSHGITWIMVVSLYWVIHSNYRLAINQTPSLPYSLLLICLDKKVETGGLMAFKWHNGAPYPDGYTFTKRLLAGPGEIVTKNGRDFSVGDRTLVGKEVGLSLKKLFPNDELHDGKNTIQLGKYFVAGDHEYSLDSRYNLLGLVDEKDVIGSAYPIF
- the traL gene encoding type IV conjugative transfer system protein TraL, producing the protein MRDIPNYLDDPQQILFWEFDEFILMAIAFGVGIMVDYLGVLLALGLVGIKLYRKLKDRQANGFLIHALYWYVSLGSYETTPTSRPLSFIRRFF
- a CDS encoding OmpA family protein; translation: MRNLNKIPIVIATTIALTACATTQDCPLGLSGDRCEEITVKIYLPPVVSDLSYQKVGWLRDQAIIQGGFEHTLSLPGKGIVPADSGSISNYSLQTFPFPPVLETVLPEIQSVLFEFDQADLSVSETQKLDDFLQRIPPSTMMHVSIEGHTDSKGSSEYNKKLSTRRAISVRNYLIKQGVAASKISAEGLGESSPAESNDTEEGRLKNRRAELIPITER
- a CDS encoding TrbC family F-type conjugative pilus assembly protein, whose product is MKQQQPSMNRQLPDWLQTQPIHLNPALEKILKEGNKMAAQGGSSGKEAINGQRSLAKAVQGRWIFVSFGMPTQELKAAAEEAAQTKAMLVFRGVERDQNTTMMTKKLLPIVKAMKPVPGTVIDPTLFTRFNVTAVPTMIETDSEGKTLSARGLPGFNWLSKQEPGDQGQRGPIYGIVEPDMIEEIQRRAANIDWDKQKSLAIANFWKNQEEFNLRPAKKNKERSVDMTIVSTQDIFHPDGRLVIKKGDRINPLAMIPMRQAYIVFDATSQKQVAIAKQAGDEILKRGKPVIYLFSKIDKQRGWDHYNETGERVNGRLYKLNKSIVDRFKLEALPSVIEGEGDHVVVKEIVSGEVH
- a CDS encoding transglycosylase SLT domain-containing protein produces the protein MNIKKIVLLILTLSISVNANSNSVLDNSVWGVAASYAGINVATLYGIAVQESGMRWRDGSFRPWPWTLNINKSKKGIKAGPRRYANKEAAEQALKALIEQGIRNVDVGIMQVNLYWHGNKVSNELDLLDPKTNINVAASYLKALRAQNDIRKTVADYHAPTNAVRGNSYANHVERFEKIINEKLK
- a CDS encoding TraE/TraK family type IV conjugative transfer system protein — encoded protein: MLYKNFASTWLSLHESNRFLKFVCIFLLTLNLLTLVGWLKKDTAIVLIPPSLSEKSEVAKNKASEGYKKSWGMYTAALIGNVTPENADFVLESFSGMVTGEIRSIVSEQIAQELETLKQERVSSSFDIVQVTYEPQTDKVFVTGKNRMTGVGGKSSPTEQTFEFKIDVKQYSPIITHMSSYKGMPKLLSIIQKEEAKQKMQEERQKQIKK
- a CDS encoding TraU family protein; the encoded protein is MRLNTLLGLVILVVSQASIADETINTTETDEISVEKLLCPDADIWGKKMITGICWSCLFPVRLLGMTLYDMDNEIPDGASEESFCVCNEAGDTPKLGMTAGAWMPARLIEVVRKPYCSPSLGGISFNNGVRLWGGHKEVEGDGSDKTFYNYHYWAYPLFMILDLFTQSFCNAGGFRNMDLMYMSELDPTWNIDELAFFTNPEAIVFANPLAVAACTVDCAVTTAYQPLKSLWWCAGCWGNLYPFVGNIASDGSSPRDSSLLSARVLAALHRRGLAHKTYGDDAMCGGTIYPMIPKQQYKLSMVFPIAEAKAEKEKAEKKDANGNTVMGANGQAEMIDKVIPGENCCHSIGESTFKWGEWRNIPGIGEDFVYLIWRYTDCCLIYSE
- the traN gene encoding conjugal transfer protein TraN, whose translation is MNKLKRAIAGLLIVCLFHNAIAAFYLATLVIFFVPFPAFADAFLDKAAEGGLLGESLINGFTVPDVNRSTGKITLNNGAVAGETIEQNELFQEIQPGSMDEAAAAFGNASAQGAYVNNTVSNLNSQPTQHSYAYQTLMGANTAMPNLLHDPIWNQSDNVLSQQSPLINDMFNGCTKTTDWGKTACSIHIKDIKQCKKKLATEKCTVNRSVTHSPIIGFISGNGSVSPCGIGCTVISIGVNTDNQWRIGKRCQTFTITASFQIPRPDSIESVSLNFVRWDDKTRIFINDKLIYTGRNGWNGPCEQETSWTHSPRRDVTEHFKSVAPGSVVKIEQVVVVYDGGEGHARFVVRSKPGHGDFLEDFIDQPVGCRQRLFNAWPLDGTAPPFIQTTSLNDQASTEWWQCTDASNSKVVGPITITPENYSNYIGGQDILPDAPKSPPAPICYSAETRRPGLVSLECYTDYQGYRVCPQYNYDLEDNNTCESLSSCAYVKEECEKDENGNESIDPVTGACRDFVVTYDCGTNHDTECDIGNNGENTICDADIRCMGGECVSPKQESNEDFIKAATAIQTLNETQKQMSCDPNQEACQFFEGEGYTCRMADLSILGSVDCCNMPIQGSWIDYIMLAADSWYLADTSAQIYAFGLENANNGLTGAWSLVTNGTVFQTPVTGMTEIYNGVTDTFTSMYDSVVSMLGEDLTTKLSISTIKAQAVQWLGEWIASTFGETAASTLLSTTTSGTGTAVTTTYSMTGSLLSSVITAVGIIYAIYQIAKMVVQMVFACTEDEMKLQMYKDQKLCTASGEIGSYCSDKILGVCVARRQAYCCFSSPFARIFQQQARRQLNMNFGKPKEPSCEGLSLSQIGSLDFDKMNFGEWINMLKVSGIMAINDAKIEERYSPQFSTVGKLPGTNNYSVIDRLNKQTNETNVDEQRQYLIDNL